The Papaver somniferum cultivar HN1 chromosome 3, ASM357369v1, whole genome shotgun sequence genome includes a region encoding these proteins:
- the LOC113357108 gene encoding histone-lysine N-methyltransferase SUVR5-like has product MEILALSNVPCNGESNGPQMSTGTNFMCNGESTEHEKQVQASDVTNEVDNILQNERDKPGEDPRVLSEVPNSESICAQTSNCKNTVEEQESPCSLNAKKQVNESCSVVDIPFNVDKCGGELPTSTKDGESHLQEDQWLDQKETPAKQVGESCTEVDIPFNVENIGGKLPSSTRDGESQLQEAQWLDQEETVALWVKWRGKWQAGIRCARADCPLSTLKARPTHGRKQYFVVFFPQTRNYSWADTLLVRPIHELPEPIAHKSHSRGMAKFKDLSLPRRFIIQKLAISMVNVSDQLHNEAVIESARSVAAWKEFALEASGCKSYSDLGRMLLKLQTMVLKQFIDPNWLQNSFDLWVERCRNAQSAEFVETLKEELINSVTWDKIEALWNAPTQPELGPEWKTWKQEVMKWFSLSNPTASEKRKEQPQCDSPMSMDHQISKKRPKLEVRRAEIHASQMEASTSHDVILQKTVIDIDSGYFNSDVLGNASTLLSDRSSDMMVAKPSAQSNDPPTIPDGWDKMVVEVENSGLVKTAEVAEPLNYMNPLDPGNKYRQCMAFIEAKGRQCVRWANEDSVYCCVHLTTRSIGKTANAEQAHPSDTPMCEGTTTHGTKCKHRSRFGSPFCKKHGLQENQLLTDMEHQSNSPENTLKRKHIEMSVSGKEMVLWAEGHNSVPENSISLMEGETFDGRTNSVGISGYPQCIGLYNEHSNAPCPERAKLHTLYCEKHLPSWLKRARNGKSRIISKEIFADLLRACSTQNQKLHFHQACELLYVFVKTILHRRNPVSKETQLQWILSEASKDIGVGEWLIRLVSREREKINTFWSFDVNKDNTVTSSGFEPAALVAVVPQSDINNSQNSVKCKICSEAFSNAQVLGTHWMENHKKEAKWLFRGYVCAVCMNSFTNKKVLEAHVRERHEKQSLEHCIRFQCTPCGTHFMSPQQLWSHVLTLHCDDFKLPSTTDQQHNISITPQQLQLGKAGRSGNEVAGKRFSCKVCGLKFDLLPDLGRHHQAAHMVLEVTNNTSSKRGTHLNPCKLKSGRPNHTGFTKGLEEDSYRIRKPFQASSSGSTGVRVQTQVAEEVGLGRLVEYQCSSVANNLFSEIQKTKPRPSNLDILSVARTTCCKRNLVAALEERFGILPERLYLKAAKLCSELNIQVEWHQEGYICPKGCMMNTKPCNSSPLSPLSSDFTKIQLVKTDDPINEDEWDMDECHCVLESRHIKLKPMSVLLFEDVSFGRETIPISCVVDENLLASLHNAASEVSNGKTIRSPSPWEGFTYVKEQLLDPCLGHDTKSSQLGCSCPHSTCSADACDHVYLFDNDYEAAEDINGQPMHDRFPYDEDGRIILKEIYPVYECNSMCGCGKSCRNRILQNGVKVKLEVFKTEKKGWAVRAGEAISRGTFVCEYIGEVLNDQEATKRYDKEGCSYLYHINSHIDSMSELVEGETVSHVIDATRYGNVSRFINHSCSPNLVTYQVLVDNMDSQLAHIGLYANRDIDKNEELAYDYRRELLLEGKGHPCYCGATNCRGRIY; this is encoded by the exons ATGGAAATCTTGGCGTTATCAAATGTTCCATGTAATGGAGAATCTAACGGCCCACAGATGAGCACAGGGACAAATTTCATGTGCAATGGAGAATCCACCGAGCATGAAAAACAGGTCCAAGCATCTGATGTTACTAACGAAGTTGATAATATCCTTCAAAATGAAAGAGATAAACCTGGTGAAGATCCAAGGGTTTTAAGTGAAGTACCTAATTCTGAAAGTATTTGTGCTCAAACCTCAAATTGCAAGAATACGGTTGAGGAGCAAGAGTCTCCATGTAGCTTGAATGCCAAAAAGCAAGTCAATGAATCTTGCTCGGTGGTTGATATACCATTTAATGTGGATAAATGCGGAGGTGAGCTGCCAACTAGCACCAAAGATGGAGAATCTCATCTTCAAGAAGACCAGTGGTTAGATCAAAAAGAAACCCCTGCAAAGCAAGTCGGTGAGTCTTGCACAGAAGTAGATATACCATTTAATGTGGAAAATATTGGAGGCAAGCTGCCAAGTAGCACCAGAGATGGAGAATCCCAACTTCAAGAAGCCCAGTGGTTAGATCAAGAAGAAACCGTGGCACTGTGGGTGAAG TGGAGAGGAAAATGGCAAGCAGGCATCCGATGTGCGAGGGCAGACTGTCCGCTTTCAACTTTGAAAGCAAGGCCGACACACGGGAGGAAGCAGTATTTTGTAGTATTTTTTCCCCAAACCAGGAATTATTCCTGGGCTGATACATTACTTGTCCGTCCGATTCATGAGCTCCCGGAGCCTATTGCACATAAAAGTCATTCTAGAGGGATGGCAAAGTTCAAAGATTTAAGCCTTCCACGCCGTTTCATCATCCAAAAGCTGGCTATAAGCATGGTGAATGTCAGCGACCAACTACATAATGAG GCTGTAATTGAGAGTGCTCGCTCGGTGGCAGCCTGGAAGGAATTTGCTTTGGAGGCTTCCGGCTGCAAATCTTACTCAGACCTTGGAAGGATGCTTTTGAAGCTTCAGACC ATGGTATTGAAGCAATTTATAGATCCTAATTGGCTTCAAAACTCTTTCGACCTCTGGGTAGAACGCTGTCGTAATGCTCAAAGTGCTGAATTTGTTGAAACATTGAAGGAG GAACTAATAAATTCGGTTACATGGGATAAAATTGAAGCACTCTGGAATGCACCCACGCAACCTGAATTGGGCCCTGAATGGAAAACATGGAAGCAGGAAGTTATGAAGTGGTTCTCGCTATCAAACCCTACAGCCAGTGAAAAACGCAAAGAGCAGCCACAGTGTGACAGTCCTATGAGCATGGATCACCAAATTAGCAAGAAAAGACCTAAACTTGAAGTCCGCCGCGCAGAGATTCATGCTTCGCAAATGGAAGCTAGCACTTCACATGACGTCATCCTTCAGAAAACCGTTATTGATATAGATTCCGGATATTTTAATAGCGATGTGCTTGGTAATGCTAGCACATTACTGTCCGATCGTTCTAGTGACATGATGGTTGCTAAGCCATCTGCACAATCTAATGATCCTCCTACTATTCCCGACGGGTGGGACAAAATGGTTGTTGAAGTGGAAAACTCCGGGTTGGTTAAAACTGCTGAAGTGGCAGAACCCCTGAATTATATGAATCCTTTAGATCCTGGAAACAAATACCGGCAATGCATGGCTTTTATTGAAGCAAAGGGAAGGCAGTGTGTTAGGTGGGCTAATGAAGATAGTGTCTACTGTTGTGTGCATCTGACTACTCGTTCCATCGgcaaaactgcaaatgcagaacaaGCACACCCTAGCGATACTCCAATGTGTGAAGGAACCACCACTCATGGTACAAAATGTAAGCATCGATCTCGATTTGGATCTCCTTTTTGCAAGAAGCATGGGCTCCAGGAGAACCAGCTTTTGACGGATATGGAACACCAGTCAAATTCACCTGAAAATACACTTAAAAGAAAACACATAGAGATGAGTGTTAGTGGCAAAGAAATGGTTTTGTGGGCAGAAGGCCATAATTCTGTTCCAGAGAATTCAATCTCTTTGATGGAGGGAGAAACTTTCGATGGGAGAACCAACTCAGTAGGAATATCGGGGTACCCTCAATGTATTGGATTGTACAACGAACACAGTAATGCTCCCTGTCCTGAACGTGCCAAATTGCACACGCTGTACTGTGAGAAGCATCTTCCAAGCTGGCTTAAACGTGCCAGGAATGGTAAAAGTAGGATTATTTCTAAAGAAATCTTTGCAGATCTTTTAAGGGCTTGTAGCACACAGAATCAGAAATTGCATTTCCATCAAGCATGTGAACTCTTATATGTTTTTGTTAAAACCATTCTTCACCGACGAAACCCGGTTTCCAAGGAGACCCAGCTCCAGTGGATCTTATCTGAAGCTTCTAAAGATATAGGTGTTGGTGAATGGCTAATCAGGTTGGTGTCTCGTGAAAGAGAAAAAATCAATACGTTTTGGAGCTTCGATGTTAACAAAGACAATACAGTTACCTCCTCTGGCTTTGAACCAGCAGCACTTGTTGCAGTGGTTCCCCAGAGCGACATAAACAACAGTCAGAACAGTGTTAAATGCAAGATATGTTCAGAGGCATTTTCCAACGCTCAAGTGCTTGGTACCCACTGGATGGAGAACCATAAAAAGGAAGCTAAATGGCTGTTCAGAGGGTATGTATGTGCAGTCTGCATGAATTCATTTACTAACAAGAAAGTTCTTGAGGCCCATGTTAGGGAACGACATGAAAAACAATCTCTTGAACATTGTATACGGTTCCAATGTACACCTTGCGGGACCCATTTTATGAGTCCACAACAGTTATGGTCACATGTACTGACGCTTCACTGTGATGACTTCAAACTGCCGTCTACCACCGATCAACAGCATAACATATCTATAACTCCTCAACAACTTCAGCTTGGTAAGGCTGGTAGGTCGGGGAATGAAGTTGCAGGAAAGAGGTTTTCGTGTAAGGTCTGTGGGTTAAAGTTCGATCTTTTACCTGATTTAGGGCGCCACCATCAAGCTGCTCATATGGTTTTGGAGGTCACCAACAATACGTCTTCAAAGAGAGGAACTCATCTTAATCCTTGTAAATTAAAATCGGGTAGACCCAACCACACTGGTTTTACCAAAGGTCTTGAAGAGGATTCATATAGGATCAGGAAACCCTTCCAGGCATCAAGCTCTGGCAGTACTGGGGTAAGAGTACAGACTCAGGTAGCTGAAGAAGTGGGTCTGGGTAGGCTAGTTGAATATCAGTGTTCATCTGTTGCAAACAATTTGTTTTCTGAGATACAGAAAACAAAACCTCGTCCAAGTAACCTTGACATTCTTTCCGTTGCTCGAACAACTTGTTGCAAGAGAAACCTCGTAGCAGCGCTTGAAGAGAGGTTTGGTATACTGCCGGAACGTTTATATCTCAAGGCGGCAAAGCTCTGTAGTGAACTGAATATTCAGGTGGAGTGGCACCAAGAAGGATATATCTGCCCTAAAGGATGTATGATGAACACAAAACCTTGTAATTCCTCTCCCTTGTCGCCTCTCTCAAGTGATTTTACGAAAATTCAATTAGTAAAGACAGATGATCCTATTAATGAAGATGAGTGGGATATGGATGAATGCCATTGCGTACTTGAATCACGGCATATAAAATTGAAACCCATGTCAGTACTCTTGTTTGAAGATGTAAGTTTTGGGCGAGAAACAATTCCAATAAGTTGTGTAGTGGATGAGAATCTTCTTGCGTCCCTCCACAATGCTGCAAGTGAAGTGTCCAATGGAAAAACAATTCGGTCCCCTTCGCCTTGGGAGGGTTTTACCTATGTTAAGGAGCAGTTACTTGATCCGTGCCTCGGTCATGATACCAAG AGTTCGCAGTTGGGCTGTTCTTGCCCACACTCAACCTGTTCAGCAGATGCCTGTGATCATGTGTACCTCTTTGACAATGACTATGAAGCGGCTGAGGATATTAATGGTCAACCAATGCATGATAGATTTCCATATGATGAAGATGGTCGAATTATTTTAAAG GAGATATACCCAGTCTATGAGTGCAACTCAATGTGCGGCTGTGGCAAGAGTTGCCGGAATAGGATTTTGCAAAATGGGGTGAAAGTCAAATTAGAGGTTTTTAAAACGGAGAAAAAG GGTTGGGCAGTCAGAGCTGGTGAAGCAATTTCACGTGGAACATTTGTGTGTGAGTACATTGGGGAAGTTCTAAATGATCAGGAGGCAACCAAGAG GTATGACAAGGAAGGTTGCAGCTATCTGTATCACATTAACTCTCACATCGACAGCATGAGTGAATTAGTTGAAGGAGAAACTGTGTCCCATGTCATTGATGCAACACGATACGGGAATGTTTCTCGGTTCATTAACCATAG TTGCTCGCCCAACCTTGTTACATACCAAGTTCTGGTGGATAATATGGATAGCCAACTTGCACATATTGGATTATATGCGAATCGTGAT ATTGATAAAAATGAAGAGCTAGCTTATGACTACCGTCGTGAGCTACTGCTGGAGGGAAAAGGGCACCCTTGCTATTGCGGTGCTACGAACTGTCGTGGGCGTATATACTGA